A stretch of DNA from Rhodococcus sp. NBC_00297:
GCGACGCGCGAGCAGCAGGCGCCCGTTCTCCACGAGGGCGCCCGCGACCACCAGCGCGGGCTCGGGAACTGGCACCATCGCAGTATGGCCGACTTGCTGAACGACACGGAGATCGACGACGCACTCACCCGCCTGAGCGACTGGCAGCGAGACGGGGACACCCTGGTCCGCACCGTCGAGTCGGCGAGCTTCCTCGAGGCGATCGACCTCGTCCGGCGCGTCGCGGAGGAGGCAGAATCGGCGGACCATCATCCGGACATCGACGTCCGATGGCGGTCGGTGACCTACCGGCTGTCGACGCACTCCGCGGGTGGACTCACCGGGAAGGACGTCCTGCTCGCGGCCGCGATCGACCGCCTGGCGAGGTGACGCGGCGGCCCACCACCGCGATCCAGACGAACAGTGCCAGGGTGCCGACGGCGTAGACCGATCCCGCCAGAGCGAGTGGCCACGGGCGCGAGATGTCCCAGATGGACGGTTGTTCGAAGCTGAGGATCCACGGCACGCCGATCAGGGTGACCACGAGCCAGTACCCCGCGAGCACGCGCGCTCCCGGCGCGCCCGACAACGGACCGTGCATCAGCCAGATCG
This window harbors:
- a CDS encoding 4a-hydroxytetrahydrobiopterin dehydratase is translated as MADLLNDTEIDDALTRLSDWQRDGDTLVRTVESASFLEAIDLVRRVAEEAESADHHPDIDVRWRSVTYRLSTHSAGGLTGKDVLLAAAIDRLAR